Proteins encoded together in one Nitrospiria bacterium window:
- a CDS encoding SIR2 family protein, which yields MTKSVTCLFLGSGASYALAGIPPQSEFLCSVLNNVKARWIDNCGVDRKIKIGNRRLSSWMLDVGDVELCMSYLHNRADYADSSPSKSKRNARRAIVNMRVAIADYLRSSRPKRDIRIKFLKWFKKLHDESGIIVIITTNYDLILEKLLLSSKYRYHYPGISNKQEGVPIYKLHGSVNWLEKLWFERKELKHSQTRLPVVFPVRRLLPKPGKGNNRQWAYLFRWKQYMENEQTHNTYGPILVPFFYQKEHWVGESGGWNCIFPGHWQNAERFLLEKSPNQFYFLGYSLPPADHYMMAWLIKIIEKAKKTGVTIVCKNNQQEPLEKVLEPFSPNVYRCGLENFLDGHV from the coding sequence ATGACCAAGTCCGTAACCTGTCTCTTTCTCGGCTCCGGTGCGAGCTATGCGTTGGCTGGCATTCCCCCTCAGAGTGAGTTTTTGTGTTCAGTTTTAAATAATGTGAAAGCTCGGTGGATCGACAATTGCGGTGTAGATAGGAAAATTAAAATTGGTAACAGACGTCTTTCATCCTGGATGCTAGATGTAGGCGATGTTGAACTATGTATGTCCTATCTTCATAACAGGGCAGATTATGCAGATTCTAGTCCTAGCAAATCAAAGAGAAATGCCAGAAGAGCGATTGTTAATATGCGTGTGGCCATTGCAGATTATCTCAGGAGTTCCAGACCAAAGCGCGATATTCGAATAAAATTTCTTAAGTGGTTTAAAAAGCTTCATGACGAAAGCGGCATTATCGTCATTATAACCACTAACTACGACCTTATATTGGAGAAATTACTATTAAGCTCAAAATATAGATATCATTATCCTGGAATTTCCAACAAACAAGAGGGAGTACCCATTTACAAACTCCACGGGTCAGTTAACTGGCTTGAAAAGCTTTGGTTCGAAAGAAAAGAACTAAAACACTCCCAGACACGGTTACCTGTCGTTTTCCCGGTTAGGAGATTGCTACCAAAACCGGGTAAAGGAAACAATAGACAATGGGCTTATTTATTTAGGTGGAAACAATATATGGAAAATGAACAAACTCACAACACCTATGGCCCAATTTTGGTTCCGTTTTTCTACCAAAAGGAACATTGGGTTGGTGAAAGTGGAGGGTGGAATTGTATTTTTCCGGGACATTGGCAAAATGCGGAACGATTCCTTTTAGAAAAGAGTCCCAATCAGTTTTATTTTCTAGGATATAGCCTTCCACCTGCTGATCATTATATGATGGCATGGCTAATCAAGATAATTGAAAAAGCCAAGAAAACTGGCGTCACGATAGTTTGCAAAAACAATCAACAGGAACCATTGGAGAAAGTACTAGAACCATTTTCACCTAATGTTTACCGATGCGGGTTAGAAAACTTCCTCGATGGTCATGTGTAA
- a CDS encoding cobalamin-binding protein has translation MKTIHFLSILLLLAPGMAFGEVFTDDLGREVKMDVSPKRIISLAPGVTEILFYLDLDNLVIGVSDFCDFPAGALKKEKVGSLKANLEKILSLQPDFIVGTAGVYQEENMVRFKQFGIPFFLFEPSSLEDIFSMIETLGDIGGVREIATQKVQMLRFRLRGLREKVSPFSRPRVLYVVDRTPLFSVGNKSFLNDLIFEAGGVNITGDIPKAYPLVSMEFVIQRDPEILILGTDPDQPLTKEQIQYWSRWSSISAVREGKIYKVNRDLLSRPGPRIIDGIEELAGVLHPSLKMKFDE, from the coding sequence TTGAAAACTATCCATTTTCTATCGATTCTCTTATTATTAGCTCCAGGAATGGCTTTCGGTGAAGTGTTCACCGATGACCTAGGCCGGGAGGTTAAAATGGACGTTTCTCCCAAGCGGATTATTTCTCTCGCCCCGGGAGTTACGGAAATCCTTTTTTATTTGGACCTGGATAACCTGGTGATCGGGGTTTCGGATTTCTGCGATTTTCCAGCTGGAGCTTTGAAAAAGGAAAAAGTGGGAAGTTTGAAAGCAAATTTGGAAAAGATTTTGTCCCTTCAACCTGATTTTATTGTTGGGACCGCTGGGGTTTACCAAGAAGAAAATATGGTGAGATTTAAACAGTTTGGAATTCCGTTTTTTTTATTTGAACCCTCCTCGTTGGAGGACATTTTTAGCATGATCGAAACACTGGGAGACATTGGGGGCGTGAGGGAAATCGCAACCCAAAAGGTTCAAATGCTTCGTTTCCGCTTAAGGGGTCTTCGTGAAAAGGTTTCTCCCTTTTCAAGGCCACGGGTTTTATATGTGGTGGACCGAACCCCCCTTTTTTCAGTGGGAAATAAAAGTTTTTTAAATGACCTGATCTTTGAGGCTGGAGGTGTCAATATTACGGGAGATATTCCGAAAGCCTACCCCCTGGTTTCAATGGAGTTTGTGATTCAAAGGGATCCGGAAATTCTTATCCTTGGAACGGACCCAGACCAACCCCTTACGAAAGAGCAAATTCAATATTGGAGCCGATGGTCAAGTATATCGGCGGTCCGGGAGGGAAAAATTTATAAGGTCAACCGGGATTTATTGAGCAGGCCAGGTCCGCGAATTATAGACGGGATAGAAGAATTGGCTGGAGTGCTTCACCCCTCATTAAAAATGAAATTTGATGAATGA
- a CDS encoding transposase, translating into MKYNPDIHQRHSIRLKGFDYSQAGAYFVTICVRNRECLFGNMVDGKVQMNDVGRVVQTVWEELPKRYPGVGTDASIVMPNHVHGIVVFTDHVGAGLALSNQNITPNKQGAASSAPTLGDIIRAFKSLSAIGVNRRFGRSGQSLWQRNYYEHILRTEDDLNRIRQYIRDNPMNWETDEENPKRTGLYPAGRFDKLLSWDG; encoded by the coding sequence ATGAAATACAACCCCGACATCCATCAGCGCCATTCGATCAGATTGAAAGGGTTTGATTATTCCCAGGCCGGTGCCTATTTTGTGACGATATGTGTAAGGAACCGGGAATGTTTGTTTGGGAATATGGTGGACGGAAAGGTTCAAATGAACGATGTAGGGCGGGTTGTCCAGACGGTATGGGAGGAATTGCCGAAACGCTACCCAGGCGTCGGAACCGATGCTTCCATCGTGATGCCGAACCATGTTCACGGAATTGTGGTTTTCACGGATCATGTAGGGGCAGGGCTTGCCCTGTCCAATCAAAACATCACGCCAAATAAACAGGGCGCAGCAAGCAGCGCCCCTACGTTGGGGGACATTATTCGTGCGTTTAAATCCCTGTCTGCAATTGGCGTAAACCGCCGGTTTGGGCGTTCAGGACAATCCCTTTGGCAACGTAATTACTACGAACACATCCTCCGAACCGAAGACGATTTAAACCGCATCCGACAATATATTCGTGACAATCCCATGAATTGGGAAACGGATGAAGAGAACCCAAAGAGGACGGGACTATACCCGGCGGGCCGTTTTGATAAATTGTTGTCTTGGGACGGGTAA
- a CDS encoding SDR family oxidoreductase → MFKPNLFKNKTIVTTGGGSGLGKAMAEELLGLGANLVLIGRTSKRLEKTAHELGSEENILTLPLDVRDAEGVKKGMGKAMERFGKIDGLINNAAGNFLCPTENLSINGFNAIVNTVLNGTFYCTLSVGKHMIQTGGGVILNILANYAETGASYVIPSAVAKAGVLNLTRSLAVEWGKFNIRLNAIAPGPTPTEGAWKALMPDPTIEEMTLSGIPLKRFGQPKEMALLACYLLSDAAAYITGNCVLIDGGQSLSDNPFNRLAVQHPDLLKAFLKEK, encoded by the coding sequence ATGTTTAAACCCAATCTATTTAAAAACAAAACCATCGTTACTACCGGCGGAGGAAGCGGACTGGGAAAAGCCATGGCAGAAGAATTGCTGGGGTTAGGAGCCAACTTGGTTTTGATAGGCCGAACCTCGAAACGGTTAGAAAAAACAGCTCACGAATTGGGCTCTGAGGAAAACATTTTAACTCTCCCCTTGGATGTTCGGGATGCGGAAGGAGTAAAAAAGGGGATGGGAAAAGCCATGGAACGGTTTGGGAAAATTGATGGGCTCATCAACAATGCTGCGGGGAATTTTTTATGTCCTACCGAAAACCTGAGCATCAATGGTTTTAATGCAATTGTGAACACGGTTCTCAATGGGACTTTTTATTGTACCTTGTCGGTGGGGAAACATATGATCCAAACGGGGGGAGGCGTGATTTTAAATATCCTCGCAAATTATGCGGAAACGGGGGCCAGCTATGTTATACCCTCTGCAGTTGCTAAAGCGGGGGTGTTAAATTTGACCCGTTCTTTGGCTGTGGAATGGGGAAAATTCAATATCAGACTGAATGCAATTGCCCCAGGACCCACCCCAACCGAGGGAGCTTGGAAAGCACTTATGCCCGATCCCACCATTGAAGAAATGACTCTTTCAGGAATTCCCTTAAAACGATTTGGTCAACCAAAAGAAATGGCCTTGTTGGCCTGCTATTTACTGTCCGATGCCGCGGCCTACATTACGGGAAACTGCGTCCTAATCGATGGGGGGCAATCCCTATCCGACAATCCTTTTAACCGTCTTGCTGTCCAGCATCCTGACCTTTTAAAGGCTTTTTTAAAAGAAAAATAA
- a CDS encoding N-6 DNA methylase, whose protein sequence is MCDLNFAVQRTIDRIIFLRMCEDRGIELYGQLMGLLNGENTYKRLQYIYGLADDRYNSGLFHFKPEKGRAEAPDELTLMLSIDDKVLKDIIRRLYYPESPYEFSVLSADILGNVYEQFLGKVIRLTAGHRAVIEEKPEVKKAGGVYYTPTYIVDYIVKNTVGKIVGADLRVRPDRTDTNNKGTHIGAPLQRMTPKQISKLRILDPACGSGSFLIGAYTYLLDYHRDWYVKDGSEKHTKEIYQGAGGQWFLTTQEKKRILLNNIYGVDIDSQAVEVTKLSLLLKVLEGENQETLNKQLRMWRERALPDLGSNIKCGNSLIGPDYYEDRQTTMFDDEEVQRVNAFDWKAEFPVIMKAGGFDAVIGNPPYVRSITLKESDPVLWDLYRSHYRSASSREWDIYLIFVEKGLSFLKKNGKLGYILPNKFLNSQVGENLRAVLSEGRYLERLIHFGAFQIFRGATNYTCLLFLHRDGKDSADVARYIGPVNNSRIPCPLPEDAPVLWKTSKILAAKLMAGPWEVPSSNGKFLEKLKRWPGLDSIAHVFQGTGTRADSVYLVEFRGRKGNSVRVYSPEKDAEYLLESTFLKPALRGRSIGAYEIAEEELLLIVPYEVINGKSVLVLEKKLASLAPRTLEYLRECKPRLDEREKGRFKGKGWYRYGRPQNLNRFEVSEKIVFPDVANRGACTLDTKGRWLLDTAYAIVVKPNTQCDQRFILAILNSPVLTYFLKETGTALRGGYFRLKTAYLNPFPLRSINFTDPYDKDLHDKMVMLVEQILDLHKRLKAAKTPDDKTRLQRQIDATDKQIDQLVYELYGLTEEEIEIVEEATSR, encoded by the coding sequence GTGTGTGACCTTAATTTCGCCGTTCAACGGACCATCGACCGGATCATTTTCTTGCGGATGTGCGAGGACCGCGGCATCGAGCTTTATGGACAACTCATGGGATTGCTCAACGGGGAAAACACGTATAAGCGATTGCAGTACATTTACGGCCTTGCAGATGACCGGTATAACTCCGGTCTCTTTCATTTCAAGCCGGAGAAGGGAAGGGCGGAAGCTCCCGATGAGTTAACCCTCATGCTCTCCATTGACGACAAGGTCCTTAAAGACATTATTAGACGCCTCTATTACCCGGAAAGTCCCTATGAGTTTTCGGTCCTGAGCGCCGATATTCTTGGGAATGTCTATGAACAATTCCTGGGCAAGGTCATCCGTCTGACGGCGGGACATCGGGCGGTGATCGAGGAAAAACCCGAGGTCAAGAAAGCCGGCGGGGTTTACTATACCCCAACCTACATTGTGGACTATATCGTTAAAAATACGGTGGGAAAAATCGTAGGGGCGGATCTGCGTGTCCGCCCTGACAGGACGGACACCAATAACAAGGGCACACACATCGGTGCGCCCCTACAGCGCATGACCCCAAAACAGATTTCGAAATTGCGCATTCTCGACCCCGCCTGCGGCTCCGGTTCGTTTCTCATCGGGGCTTATACCTATCTCCTGGATTACCATCGAGACTGGTATGTGAAGGATGGGTCTGAGAAGCACACAAAGGAAATTTACCAGGGTGCGGGCGGCCAATGGTTTCTGACCACACAGGAAAAGAAACGTATTCTCCTCAATAACATCTACGGCGTGGACATCGACAGCCAGGCGGTGGAGGTGACCAAGTTAAGTCTTCTCCTCAAGGTGTTGGAAGGAGAGAACCAAGAGACGCTAAACAAGCAGTTAAGAATGTGGCGGGAGCGCGCCCTGCCTGATTTGGGAAGTAACATCAAATGCGGCAATAGCCTCATAGGTCCGGATTATTATGAAGACCGCCAAACCACGATGTTTGATGATGAAGAGGTCCAACGGGTCAATGCCTTCGACTGGAAGGCTGAGTTCCCGGTAATTATGAAGGCGGGCGGCTTCGATGCGGTGATTGGTAATCCGCCGTATGTGCGAAGTATTACCCTGAAGGAAAGCGATCCTGTTCTTTGGGATCTATACAGGTCACACTATCGGTCAGCATCTTCAAGGGAATGGGATATTTACCTCATTTTCGTTGAAAAAGGTCTTAGCTTCCTAAAGAAAAACGGCAAGTTAGGTTATATCCTTCCAAACAAGTTCTTAAATTCTCAGGTGGGAGAAAATCTGCGGGCTGTTCTTTCTGAAGGGAGGTACCTCGAGAGACTTATTCACTTTGGAGCCTTTCAGATTTTCCGTGGAGCGACGAATTATACATGTCTCCTCTTTTTACACCGAGACGGAAAAGATTCAGCCGATGTGGCACGCTACATCGGGCCAGTCAATAACTCGAGGATACCGTGCCCCCTTCCTGAAGACGCACCAGTCTTGTGGAAAACTTCCAAAATTCTTGCCGCAAAGCTGATGGCGGGCCCTTGGGAGGTTCCTTCATCTAATGGAAAATTTCTTGAAAAGCTTAAACGATGGCCTGGGTTGGATAGCATAGCGCATGTCTTTCAGGGGACAGGAACAAGAGCAGACAGTGTTTACCTGGTAGAATTCCGAGGTAGGAAAGGGAATTCCGTTCGCGTTTACTCCCCTGAAAAGGACGCTGAATATTTGCTAGAGTCTACTTTTTTAAAACCAGCTCTACGTGGTCGTAGCATCGGCGCCTACGAAATAGCAGAAGAAGAGTTACTTCTTATCGTCCCTTATGAAGTTATCAATGGAAAAAGCGTGCTTGTTTTGGAAAAGAAGCTGGCTTCTCTTGCGCCGAGGACACTGGAATATCTCCGTGAATGTAAACCAAGATTAGATGAGCGGGAGAAAGGCCGCTTTAAAGGAAAAGGTTGGTATCGCTACGGGCGTCCGCAGAACCTTAACCGATTTGAAGTTTCAGAGAAAATCGTCTTTCCAGACGTAGCCAACCGTGGTGCGTGTACACTGGATACTAAAGGTCGGTGGCTTTTGGATACCGCTTATGCCATCGTGGTTAAGCCAAATACCCAGTGTGATCAACGGTTCATTCTTGCGATACTGAACTCCCCCGTCCTTACTTATTTCCTGAAGGAGACGGGCACGGCGCTGCGAGGAGGATATTTCCGACTGAAGACTGCGTATCTAAATCCATTTCCTTTACGCTCTATTAATTTTACAGACCCCTATGATAAAGATCTCCACGACAAAATGGTGATGCTGGTCGAGCAAATACTGGATCTACATAAGCGGTTGAAAGCAGCAAAGACCCCGGATGACAAAACACGGCTCCAGCGCCAGATTGACGCGACCGATAAACAGATTGACCAACTGGTCTACGAACTCTATGGGTTGACGGAGGAGGAGATAGAGATTGTAGAGGAAGCCACGTCGAGATGA
- a CDS encoding iron ABC transporter permease yields the protein MKILTFSRWLKILLFLFSVWVVSLLVCLLQGTEDISMGQVLDMIKNRWTLQGGVKLSEVKEVILFQVRLPRLLLAAMVGGTLATVGVVLQALLRNPLADPFVIGISSGTALGAVISLLMGFQITLLGFAATPLFGFLGGLITLLFLYRLAQIHGKILVHTLLLAGVILNAMFSAVIMFITYMVDSTKVFGIVYWLMGNIGSVEGKTLGVLAVYITVGMAILLSLAKGLNLLTLGEEGASGLGLRVEQTKKKAFLGTALLTGAVVSVSGLISFVGIMIPHVLRILIGPDHRLLLPASFLGGGIFLMLADTLGRVLIAPTEIPVGIITALCGGPFFLFLLRRSRMRFFNP from the coding sequence ATGAAGATCCTGACTTTTTCACGTTGGCTAAAGATTCTTTTGTTCTTATTTTCCGTATGGGTGGTTTCTCTCCTGGTTTGCCTTCTTCAGGGTACCGAGGACATTTCGATGGGGCAGGTTTTGGATATGATTAAAAATCGATGGACCCTCCAGGGGGGAGTTAAATTAAGCGAGGTTAAAGAGGTGATCCTTTTTCAGGTCCGGTTGCCACGTCTTCTTCTGGCGGCCATGGTGGGGGGGACCTTGGCAACGGTGGGTGTGGTCCTCCAGGCCTTACTGCGAAACCCCCTGGCAGATCCCTTTGTGATCGGCATTTCCAGCGGAACGGCCTTGGGAGCAGTCATTTCTTTGCTGATGGGTTTTCAAATTACTTTATTAGGTTTTGCGGCAACCCCCCTGTTTGGATTCCTGGGGGGATTGATCACCCTTCTTTTCCTGTATCGGTTGGCACAAATCCATGGAAAAATTTTAGTCCACACCCTTTTGCTTGCCGGGGTCATACTCAATGCCATGTTTTCGGCCGTCATCATGTTTATCACCTATATGGTTGATTCCACAAAGGTCTTTGGAATTGTTTATTGGCTGATGGGAAATATCGGATCTGTTGAGGGGAAAACGTTGGGCGTATTGGCGGTTTATATAACTGTAGGAATGGCGATTTTGCTGAGCCTGGCAAAAGGGCTTAATTTATTAACCCTTGGGGAAGAGGGTGCGTCTGGACTGGGTTTGCGGGTGGAACAGACCAAAAAAAAGGCTTTTTTGGGAACGGCCCTGTTGACGGGGGCAGTGGTTTCGGTCAGTGGATTGATTAGCTTTGTCGGGATCATGATACCCCATGTTTTAAGGATTTTGATCGGTCCCGATCATCGCCTCCTGCTCCCGGCGTCCTTTTTGGGAGGCGGAATCTTTTTAATGTTGGCTGATACCCTTGGCCGTGTCTTAATTGCCCCAACCGAAATCCCCGTGGGGATCATTACCGCTCTTTGCGGGGGGCCGTTTTTTTTGTTCCTGTTGCGTAGGAGTCGAATGAGGTTTTTTAACCCATGA
- a CDS encoding energy transducer TonB: MKSQGVIQVFLFNHEDESVSQNPPSGKEEALNKKPFKTEMKTPVSKKAKEKQKEPEAPKNEAKESFEEPFPQKEGNAEPLDQKIIETDLAIPVEYPNRFQVLKQPAHFHLSEEVWKSEGGVGNEKNRDWKKDYLIKYKEQIVRRIMETKKYPPLARKKRIEGRVSLDFTIGAEGDVDRIKIFQSSHQKILDEEAIDTIRRSSPLPPIPEVLGLTTVKVRIPLSFNLTDE; encoded by the coding sequence ATGAAATCTCAGGGAGTAATTCAAGTTTTTCTTTTTAACCATGAAGATGAATCGGTTTCCCAAAACCCTCCATCAGGAAAAGAGGAGGCCCTAAATAAAAAACCATTTAAAACGGAAATGAAAACACCGGTCTCTAAAAAGGCAAAGGAAAAACAGAAAGAACCAGAGGCCCCAAAAAATGAGGCCAAGGAATCTTTTGAGGAACCGTTCCCCCAAAAAGAAGGCAATGCGGAACCTTTGGATCAAAAGATTATTGAAACGGATTTGGCGATCCCGGTAGAATACCCCAACCGATTTCAAGTTTTAAAGCAACCGGCCCATTTTCACCTGAGCGAAGAGGTGTGGAAAAGTGAGGGAGGTGTGGGGAATGAAAAAAATCGGGACTGGAAAAAAGACTATTTAATAAAATACAAGGAACAGATCGTTCGGCGAATCATGGAAACAAAAAAATATCCCCCTCTGGCCCGAAAAAAAAGAATTGAGGGAAGAGTGTCTCTTGATTTTACCATCGGTGCCGAAGGGGACGTAGACAGAATTAAAATTTTTCAATCCTCCCACCAAAAAATTTTGGACGAGGAAGCGATCGATACGATCCGCCGTTCATCTCCCTTGCCGCCGATTCCGGAAGTGCTGGGTCTCACAACGGTCAAAGTCCGAATTCCTTTAAGTTTTAACCTTACTGATGAGTAG
- a CDS encoding carboxypeptidase M32: MKTLETLKELTSFLLEIQHISSAAAVLSWDQETYMPPGGAEARADQLATLQGIAHQQFISPKMENLLSQWIDLKTGALLENADEAWDLQSKALLRETWRDYSKAKKLPLDFVKRMEKETSLALQVWVEAREKNNYSLFKSHLSTIIKLKKEESDYRGYTESPYDALLDTYEPGTKASQIAPLFDSLKKSILPLLEKVRQAAHPPKDEILFVSYQPDRQLEFGHKVLKAMGYDFSRGRQDLSHHPFTTSFHPTDVRITTRIFEKGLPSALFGSIHEGGHALYDQGLDPKFFGTPLGEFLSLGIHESQSRLWENCVGRSKSFWKFFFPYLQNTFPDQLSKIDLQTFYGAINLIKPSLIRVEADELTYNLHILLRFEIEKEVIEGNLEVNEIPSAWNSRMKTYLGIVPEKESEGPLQDIHWAHGSFGYFPTYTLGNLYSVQFFNQAKKELPDLLDQIEKGNLLPLKKWLNQKIHCWGRTFPTEELVRRVTGEPLNPSYFIRYLEEKVKEIYHD, from the coding sequence TTGAAAACGTTAGAAACATTAAAGGAACTTACCTCTTTCTTACTCGAGATTCAACACATCTCCAGTGCAGCAGCCGTTCTTTCCTGGGACCAGGAGACCTACATGCCCCCGGGAGGTGCGGAAGCCCGAGCCGATCAGCTTGCTACGCTTCAAGGCATTGCCCATCAGCAATTCATATCGCCAAAAATGGAAAATCTCCTTTCCCAATGGATCGATTTAAAAACCGGGGCGTTATTGGAAAACGCTGATGAGGCTTGGGATCTCCAATCAAAAGCCCTTTTGAGAGAGACCTGGAGAGACTACTCCAAGGCCAAAAAACTTCCCTTGGATTTTGTAAAACGAATGGAAAAAGAAACCTCCCTTGCTCTTCAGGTTTGGGTGGAGGCCAGGGAAAAAAATAATTATTCCCTTTTTAAGTCACACCTTTCAACCATTATTAAATTAAAAAAGGAGGAATCGGATTATCGAGGATATACCGAATCTCCCTATGATGCTCTGCTGGATACCTATGAACCGGGAACAAAGGCCTCACAAATTGCCCCTCTTTTTGATTCTTTAAAAAAGAGCATTCTTCCCTTATTGGAAAAAGTTCGGCAGGCTGCTCACCCGCCCAAAGATGAAATCCTCTTTGTCTCTTATCAACCGGATCGCCAACTGGAATTTGGGCATAAGGTTTTAAAAGCCATGGGATATGATTTTTCCCGTGGACGCCAGGATCTTTCCCATCATCCCTTTACAACCTCCTTCCACCCAACTGACGTTCGGATTACCACACGGATCTTTGAGAAAGGACTTCCCTCCGCCCTATTTGGATCTATCCATGAAGGGGGGCATGCCCTTTATGACCAGGGACTGGACCCCAAGTTTTTCGGGACTCCCCTAGGGGAATTCTTATCATTGGGTATTCATGAAAGCCAATCCCGTCTCTGGGAAAATTGTGTAGGACGATCAAAAAGCTTTTGGAAATTTTTTTTTCCTTATCTTCAAAATACCTTTCCGGATCAGCTTTCCAAAATTGACCTTCAAACCTTTTACGGGGCCATAAACCTGATTAAGCCCTCCTTGATCCGCGTTGAGGCGGACGAATTGACCTACAACCTTCATATCCTGTTGCGCTTTGAAATTGAAAAAGAGGTCATTGAGGGAAATCTTGAGGTGAACGAAATTCCCTCGGCTTGGAATTCTCGAATGAAGACCTATCTGGGGATCGTACCGGAGAAAGAAAGTGAGGGCCCGCTTCAAGATATTCACTGGGCCCATGGCTCCTTTGGTTATTTTCCCACCTATACCCTAGGAAACCTTTATTCCGTTCAATTTTTCAATCAGGCCAAAAAAGAACTTCCAGATTTACTGGATCAGATTGAAAAAGGGAACCTTCTTCCATTAAAGAAATGGCTCAATCAAAAAATTCATTGTTGGGGAAGGACGTTTCCCACTGAAGAACTTGTAAGAAGGGTTACGGGGGAACCTCTCAACCCCAGTTATTTTATTCGGTATTTGGAAGAAAAAGTAAAAGAGATCTATCATGATTAA
- a CDS encoding HepT-like ribonuclease domain-containing protein — protein MNGYTKGMSSKTFAHDVKTVDAVVRNLEVIGEAVKKIPQKTRWKHSEVDWKKIAGLCDILIHEYLGIDADIIPH, from the coding sequence ATCAATGGGTATACAAAGGGAATGTCATCTAAAACCTTTGCCCATGACGTAAAGACCGTTGACGCCGTGGTCCGAAACCTGGAAGTGATCGGTGAAGCGGTCAAGAAGATCCCGCAGAAGACCCGCTGGAAACATTCGGAGGTGGATTGGAAGAAGATCGCCGGCCTTTGCGATATCCTCATTCATGAATACTTGGGGATTGATGCGGATATCATTCCCCACTAA
- a CDS encoding nucleotidyltransferase family protein, with protein sequence MKKSREEILKVLQKHREEIRGYGVRRLGLFGSSARGEPTETSDLDFVVEFERKSFDAYMDLKAFLEKLFGCRVDLVIADAIKPRLRGVILEEAVHAQGL encoded by the coding sequence ATGAAGAAAAGTCGTGAGGAGATCTTGAAGGTTCTTCAGAAACACCGGGAGGAAATTCGCGGTTACGGTGTCCGACGGCTGGGTCTGTTCGGGTCCTCCGCCCGAGGAGAACCCACCGAGACGAGCGACCTTGATTTCGTGGTTGAGTTTGAGAGGAAATCTTTTGATGCCTATATGGACCTGAAGGCATTTCTGGAGAAGCTGTTTGGATGCCGGGTGGATCTGGTGATTGCCGATGCGATCAAACCCAGGCTTCGCGGTGTTATCCTGGAAGAGGCGGTCCATGCCCAGGGACTATAA
- a CDS encoding ABC transporter ATP-binding protein — MKSDDLIFVKDLGFRYGADWVLKDIDFSIQLGDVLGIIGPNGSGKTTLLKILSGLFKPEKGAAYLRGEDLNKISKKRLAQHISIIPQEYMIPFPYTVLEVVLMGRYPYLGGWSFEGKRDYDIAYSSMKLLEVDRFSDCLFSDLSGGEKQRVIIARALTQEPEILLLDEPGTFLDLQHQLGIQEIIQDLNQTQGMSLVLVSHDLNMASQLCPRLLLLDQGRMAHIGAPENVLTAEWLRKVYHCEVEIDVHPVTGKPRITPLSNVIRNG, encoded by the coding sequence ATGAAAAGCGATGATTTGATTTTCGTAAAAGATCTCGGATTCCGTTACGGCGCGGACTGGGTGCTAAAGGACATCGATTTTTCCATTCAACTGGGAGACGTTTTAGGAATTATCGGGCCAAATGGATCGGGGAAGACAACGCTATTAAAAATTCTTTCGGGGCTCTTCAAACCTGAAAAGGGGGCAGCCTATTTAAGAGGAGAAGATTTAAATAAAATTTCAAAAAAAAGGCTTGCCCAACATATTTCAATTATTCCACAGGAATATATGATTCCTTTTCCCTATACGGTCCTGGAAGTGGTGTTGATGGGGCGATACCCCTATTTGGGGGGATGGTCTTTCGAAGGGAAAAGGGATTATGACATTGCCTATTCTTCCATGAAACTTCTCGAGGTAGACCGGTTTTCCGATTGTTTGTTCTCGGATCTATCCGGCGGGGAAAAGCAACGGGTTATTATTGCACGGGCCCTGACTCAGGAACCGGAAATTCTTCTGCTGGATGAACCTGGGACATTTCTAGACCTGCAGCATCAGTTGGGGATACAGGAGATCATACAGGATTTAAACCAAACACAGGGGATGAGCTTGGTGTTGGTTTCCCATGATTTAAATATGGCTTCTCAATTGTGTCCAAGGCTCCTCCTTTTGGATCAAGGGAGGATGGCCCATATTGGCGCCCCCGAGAATGTTTTAACGGCTGAGTGGCTCCGAAAAGTGTATCACTGTGAGGTAGAAATCGATGTTCATCCCGTTACAGGCAAACCCAGAATAACGCCATTATCCAATGTGATCCGGAATGGTTAA